The genomic interval CTCTCCTGCCAGTGAATTAAAAAATGACAAACTTCATGCTCAGTATTTTTCAATGTTTGCACTCAGAATCTATGTATGGGGCATTACCAGGTATGCAGAAGGAACACACAATTTTGATATTATAGGTGTTAAAAAACAAACCACATCTCGAAAAAGTAAGGGAGAAACACCAACCTCCAGAATGATAAGAAGCCAATTTTTTAAAAATAAAAACTCTATCCAATCGAAATTACCTCCAAATACTGCCGAACAAATCATACGAAATGAGCTTAGCTGCGGCTCCAATTTAGCCAATAGTCTAGATTACTATGCGCGCGTCAATAACATTAATGATGAGTATTATTTGAATATGATCGATCCTTTAGCGAACGCCTATGGATCTAATGAAGAAAATCATTATACAACAGCAATCATGGATGCAACTGCAAGCTTATCTTGCTATCAGCCTTTAACCAGATTAGGTGCTGGCTACATGCAACTTAAAAGAGCTGGTGAAATAAATAAAGAGATCGAAGATGATTGGCAAGTAACTCAACTCATGGGCGCATTGCAACAAGCCGCTTTTGATATCGTAAGCTACAATATAGGAGCATCCCTATATTATGCCCAAGCCAAGTATTTATCTATAGAGAATATACCGACACAGATTTCTGAAATTTTTAGCCCTGAAATCGATTTGCGTTTTGAATTGTCAAAACAGGATGCTCTTGAAGCATTATCTAAAATAGAACAAAAGTTTGGGAAAGATTGCTTAGGAGAATTCTTAAAGAATTTAAAAAAAGAAATGAATCTAGCCTCAATTGATGACTTTAATCAAATAGTACATACTGCATTAATGAACTATCAAACTGAGGTGGCGTATAAACCCATAATAGAGATAGACGGTCATCACAAACAGTATGCTCAGATAACTTCTACTTATAAAACACCTACCGTAACAAGCTACCCAGCATAAAACGAGCATCAAAACTGCCAGTAGATTTTAGATACATTCCTTCATATAAAAAACTTAAACCTTTCAATGCAACAAGTTGTTTCCTGAAGTGCTTACCAGCTAAAACATATTCATTTCAATAAGACCTAAATGCCCAACGAGATGCTCTTTTTTTCGTAAAGTAGAACCATTTTATACTTGACTTATATGCACAAAATAATCAATATAAAGTCATCATGCACAAATTAAAGCTACTCGGGGATATAGGCAAGTGGTTATAAAATAAAACATGATTCGGCACTTTTGTTATATTAGCAATCAATTTTTCAACTTTCTGAATAGGTTCGTAATTATGCGCAATAAAATGGCAGAAAAAACCCCACATTTTTTTTATCATAATGCCAATCATGGTCCCTCTCAAGCGTTAAGCTCAGAACCATTAATCATTAAAGACAGCAAATTACCGGATCTATTAAATGCCCCGTTCGATAAAGAAACCCAATATAATCTTCTCATGTCGTTCATTCAAAGTTGCGATGCTGAATATTTAAATCAACAAATTCTAGTGAATAGCCATACTACTATTGAAAAAGAGGGGCACACAGCCCCCCATTGGAGTACTATCGGAACAAAGAGAATTTATGGCAGCTCTGAGTATCTAACTCAAGAAAACCAATTGAGAACGACTTTAGCCAATATTATTGCAACCAATGAATTAAATTTCTCTTCCACTCAAATGGCCTCTTTGTTTCACGAATTGATGGCAAAACGAGTTAATTTTGCGACTGTTGATCAATCCCCTTATCTGAATTTGATCCATCCCAAAAGTGGCAATAACCCACTCAAAAGCTTAATTGTGTCGTGCTTAGATGATCCTACTCTTATTGAGTTATTATATGATTTTATCGATTATATTGAGACAAGCATGACTCATGATGAGCGATTATCTATTATTGATAATGAAGATAATTTTACCTATGAAGCAATGCTGCCTGCAGAATTTTTGCTGCGTTTAGGCCATGAAGATTTAGCTTTGCGTCTTTATGATTTAGGAGCAAAACCTACTTCATTCGCATTCCGACTTGCCTGTGCAAGTTATGGTACAACTATTCACTATAATGAAGCAATGCAATGCATTCATTTCCTAATGGACTCTCTTGATTTGGATGAACCAGACTTACTGGAAGGAAAAACCTCCCTAAAAAAAGCAAGCCCCACACAATATAATGATATGCTCTCAAGAATAGTACGCACCCTACGTGAAGACTCTAAACTTCGGAGCGGACATTCCAGCCTTTTCGAAACAATACAAAATGAGTACTTAGAACATTATCAAGATAAAATGTCCCTTTCGTTTGTTGATTTTTGTCAAAACAAGGCGAGCCCCCATCATCCCCTGATTCAAAAACATGCTCTTTTACGTATCAAGCAAGAAAACATAGGTAATGGTTTATTCTCGATTTATTATCGCACTGAACCCCATTTAGCTGAGAAAAAATGGACATTGCTCAATCACAATCCAAAAGCAAATCAATTACTTCTGGAGCTATTTGATTTGCTCGACACACCCACAAAAAACAATTCGATTCTCTCCCGTACCTCATAGGTAAAGGATAAACTTATTCTTAGAGCTGATCGCATACTTTTTTGGGGCATCAAACTTATTGATTAAACATCTCGTTAAAATTCAAATTTGTTGATAAATAATCCCATTACAGTGTCGTACATCATTTCTGATTTTGAAAAACAAATTGTTTTTCTAGCCAATCGCCTGATACAAGTCCTAAAAATAAGAAACTTTCTTTCTATTTTCTGCGTATTAGGCTTACCTTCTTAATATTGCTTTGTTGGAAGTCACTCTGATAAGCCCCAAAGCCCATCACTAAAGTATTTCGTGGTTCACGATTACACGCTTTTTTTAAGTGTGGTGGGCACTGCTGTGTCAACAGCTACTGATCCAACACGTGCTATAATCTCGAACGCAAAAGCCATACCCACAAAGAGGAAATTGCCCACATTAAACGCAAATTCACGTCAACTTCAAATAATGATTTTAATCAGACCTTACTACTCATTGACATACCTCTTTCACATTCATATTCACTATTTTGAGCCTTTTCTTTATTTCCTAATCTAAAATCCTGTAATATGTTTCTCATATTCGATGTTTTATTCATCGTTTTTTCTTCGGTCATCATCATCGCCTTACAACTTTCGTCCTTAATAAAGTCTTTAGGTTTATTCATACTCGCTAGTTTACAGCCTTTTGAGTGAAGATCTTTAAACTGCCCCTCGTTAAGAATACCATCATCAATAATTTTCGAGATTGTATTGGATTTAGTCCCTACACAACCTGGTGTGTTAAATGCCGCAGCCTCCTGGATCTTCTGCGAAGCATTAAGCATCGCAGCAAGTTGACAAAATGCATTTCGACGATCGCCTTTCTCATCATAGCGCAAGAGAGCGTCAGATTCTGAATGGAGCATGGTAAATAAAGTAAGAGCATGTTGATAGACCTCACTCTGCCCAGTTCTATCTTTTCCACTTTTGCAATTATTACTGGCGGCCCCTCCCATTGCTTCAACTAACAGTTTTTTTAACGCAATAATATATTCTGCTTTGTTACGTGAGAATTTTGGATCTTCTCGAGTGTCATGATGAAACTCATCCAAAACTCGAATCATGATGATAATACTTGCCTTTTGTTCCGATGTTATATGCGGATTCGATTCTAACTTTCCTATGAATTTATCGAGACGTCGCTGTTGTTCATCTGGGTTCCGTTTATCTATCCAAAATAAAAAGTCTTTCTCATCTTTAAGGGAGGATTCAATATGCTCAGATTTTTCAATTTTATCATCAAGCTTTGTAAAAACCGCTGTAAGAAACTTGTCAGCAACATCCACTAATTGCTCAAATTCGGCATCACCACGCATACTGATTTTATTCCCACGTGAAAAAGCATTAGTTCCATCATTGTGATACATAAGGTGAAATCCTTCTGCCTCCAAATCTTTCATAGCCTTTACTTGGCCTTGAATTAATTGGTTATCAGCTTTTGCTACTTCAACCCCCATCTTTTCTACTTTTTCGCTCAATAACGATTGGATCAAAATTGGTATTTGAGGTTTATCCTCACCGAAGAAATTTCCCCATAAATTTTCATAATTGATGGAGGCCAAATGTTGCGTAATATTTACTAGTTGTTGGGCATTATCCTTCGAGTGTTTTTCCTGTTCCTCAGAGGGCATTTCATAACTCACAGGGGTAGCAGATTTCACACTCGCACTAACAATATTAAGCTCGTCATCTTGTTTTAACATTAAATAATTGATTCGAGCATTTGGAAATCCAGGAGCATGCGGCATAGCCGATGATTTAAAAAGAAGTTGGAAATTATTCCATTTATCTTCTTTTACCGCTTCAGGATCGTTAGGATTTGGTATTTTTTCCAAATACCAAGCTCGTTCGGCCGCACTCAACGCTTGAAACCATTTAGGTTGCTTGTCTCCCTCATTATGAATGTCCAAGTATTCTTGTTTTTGTTCCGGTGTAAGTTGGTGATTGAGTCCAATATCTATTTGGAAAATTGTTTCATTTTCTCTAGGAGTTTCTACAATCAAAATCTGATTTTTATTATGTTCGGCAACAAAATAGCGTTCTGCTTCACGAATATCACGTATTATATTATTAGGCACTGGATTTGTTAGTGCTTTAAGCGAAGAAGCTAAACTTCCCACAAAACGATCGAGCTCTTCTTTGGGATCAGGAGTCACTGGATTGTTTCTGGAAGCAATGATTTCATTACTCAGCCTGGCCAGTTCATTTCTTATCGCTTGTTTTTGTTCAGGGTTGGATGTTAAATAATGCGGGGAGTCAAGAAGAGTTAATACCCCTCCTATGATACTTAATTTTCTTGTAATAATAGAATACTTAGTTTTGGTATCTAATTCTTGAGCAGTGATTGAAGTGGTTGGATCATGTTTAATTTTTATAATTGCCTTCTCTCCAGGATGTTCCGGTTCAACTCTGGTATACAC from Legionella sainthelensi carries:
- a CDS encoding IS1 family transposase, whose protein sequence is MERKFLIFRTCIRRLARKTICFSKSEMMYDTVMGLFINKFEF